The following coding sequences are from one Euwallacea similis isolate ESF13 chromosome 27, ESF131.1, whole genome shotgun sequence window:
- the Pi3K21B gene encoding phosphatidylinositol 3-kinase regulatory subunit alpha isoform X1: protein MSVNKTEGQQQAESDPERDKMYRRMTVLSDSKKSTLLPLVNIDADNYMLREIGRPVVSVTPLRVADLATSLDDGIGAEGIVNGYLDQPDGEPPETSKCNFLNTDFFYGLNLEATTTTTPSTHGCARVFSFHEILCSCESSCCCNCGISCSPECHSCFHNYCSRYHINYICQKDNSTLPPVTLDYDKAISEWTSSNVVEWMAALNLCPYVDMFRCKDIKGSDLINLDREKLIAMGIKDEFHQKAILTCIDELLNKNEDKKSDLGDIGESPISNGYPHNLIQHSFNSLERCDKCNKYLRGLLHQGFICQDCGMVAHRTCTATGLPSCSRRPMDDGRTPFFQFKSYFGQGLCSQFNSGASSPLLLVKCIAELEKKARQDESLELYNLYSATPPADQVNSLVKIIDTELNSLDLTGFSPVAIAGIIKKYLRELPDPIIPVQWYDKFLEAQKKKNDEECTSVLKQLVNELPEHHRSTLHFVMAHLCRICQMEFARGNKNPPTVLIQVMCHILLRPPWDRIIQVVYNTQAHNRIIEILLLHCDWGEVVPEFASAPAIPPRKVSGLYMGRLGESSSSFSEKDKTMLSLQNAEWYWGDIKREEVNDKLNDTVDGTFLVRDASSKGGEYTLTLRKGGANKLIRICHRDGKYGFTEPYTFNSVVELVNHFRNVSLSQYNTSLNIKLMYPVNRRNQEEELAKTENIDKLETKLKQISKNYLERNLEFERVSKDFNETLQDIQTRRLSLNAFRELVNVFEEQTLIQEKFQSEAQPHEIKSLEINAKLLKERLNLMKASCEQLEKNLQTREAHGRTRERELTSLKPELLGLGRERDKYIRWLQQRGLQQSKINKIIKNEIDDIDSIVHNDQSTWLMPDLSQEDSARLLDSKPSGTFLIRKSKNNNNYVLVIVCNKTLFKCIIYETNEGFGFAEPYNIYPTLKDLVLHYATNSLEIHNEVLKTVLKHPLGSLSTTCSREGNYVY, encoded by the exons ATGAGCGTGAACAAGACGGAGGGCCAACAGCAGGCTGAGTCTGATCCCGAAAGGGACAAGATGTACCGACGTATGACGGTCCTATCagactcaaaaaaatcaactcTGCTGCCTCTAGTTAATATTGATGCAGACAATTACATGTTACGAGAAATCGGCCGGCCGGTCGTCTCCGTGACTCCTTTACGGGTAGCAGACCTGGCGACCTCCCTGGACGACGGTATCGGCGCCGAAGGCATTGTCAACGGCTACTTGGACCAGCCTGACGGCGAACCTCCAGAAACCTCCAAGTGCAACTTTCTCAATACCGACTTCTTTTACGGCCTCAATTTGGAGGCTACAACCACCACAACTCCAAGCACACACGGTTGCGCTCGAGTTTTCTCGTTCCACGAAATACTTTGTTCTTGTGAATCGTCTTGTTGTTGTAACTGTGGTATTTCTTGCTCTCCAGAATGCCATTCTTGCTTCCACAATTATTGTTCCCGATACCACATTAACTACATCTGCCAGAAGGACAACAGCACTTTGCCACCCGTTACCTTGGATTACGATAAg gCAATATCTGAGTGGACCTCATCGAACGTAGTAGAATGGATGGCCGCATTAAATCTTTGCCCGTATGTGGATATGTTCAGATGCAAAGACATAAAAGGGTCAGATCTGATCAATCTGGACCGGGAAAAACTGATT GCGATGGGGATTAAAGATGAATTCCATCAAAAAGCTATATTAACGTGCATAGATGAACTGTTAAACAAAAACGAAGATAAAAAGTCTGACTTAGGGGATATAGGTGAAAGTCCCATATCGAACGGATATCCCCATAATTTAATACAGCACAGCTTTAACTCATTAGAGAGATGTGACAAATGTAACAAATATCTGCGCGGCCTGTTGCATCAAGGGTTCATATGTCAAGACTGCGGGATGGTAGCTCATCGGACATGTACAGCAACAGGGCTACCTTCCTGCAGTCGCAGGCCTATGGATGACGGAAGAACTCCATTTTTCCAATTCAAGTCTTACTTCGGACAAGGATTGTGCAGTCAGTTCAATAGCGGCGCATCATCGCCATTACTGTTAGTAAAGTGCATAGCTGAGCTTGAAAAGAAGGCGAGGCAAGACGAATCCCTAGAACTGTATAATCTCTACAGTGCCACTCCACCGGCTGATCAAGTTAACAGTTTGGTGAAAATAATCGATACAGAATTGAACAGCTTGGATTTAACCGGATTTAGCCCGGTTGCCATTGCTggcataataaaaaagtatttgcgaGAACTACCGGACCCTATAATTCCTGTCCAATGGTATGACAAGTTTTTGGAagctcaaaagaaaaaaaacgacGAGGAGTGTACCTCCGTGCTCAAGCAACTCGTTAACGAATTGCCCGAACATCATAGGTCGACGCTGCACTTTGTTATGGCTCATTTGTGCCGAATATGTCAGATGGAGTTTGCTAGGGGGAACAAGAATCCTCCGACTGTTCTTATTCAAGTTATGTGTCACATTCTTTTGAGGCCACCATGGGATCGTATTAT acAAGTTGTTTACAATACCCAAGCTCACAATAGAATAATCGAGATTCTTCTTCTGCATTGCGATTGGGGAGAAGTGGTTCCAGAATTTGCGTCAGCCCCTGCGATTCCACCGAGGAAAGTATCTGGCCTATACATGGGACGGTTAGGAGAATCCTCCTCGAGTTTCTCGGAAAAAGATAAAACGATGTTGTCCCTACAGAATGCAGAATGGTATTGGGGGGACATCAAGAGGGAGGAAGTGAATGACAAATTGAATGATACTGTGGATGGAACGTTTTTGGTGCGGGATGCTTCCAGTAAGGGCGGAGAATATACTTTGACGTTGAGGAAAGGGGGTGCCAATAAACTGATAAGAATCTGCCATAGGGATGGGAAATATGGATTTACTGAACCCTACACTTTCAATTCGGTAGTGGAGTTGGTGAACCATTTCAGAAATGTTTCGCTTTCACAATACAATACGTCCCTTAATATTAAGCTTATGTACCCAGTGAATAGGAGGAATCAAGAAGAAGAGCTGGCAAAAACTGAGAATATCGACAAGTTGGAAACCAAGTTGAAGCAAATAAGTAAGAATTACCTGGAAAGGAATTTAGAATTTGAACGTGTTTCGAAAGACTTCAACGAAACATTGCAAGACATCCAAACCAGGAGGCTCTCTCTTAACGCTTTTCGCGAGTTGGTGAATGTATTCGAAGAACAAACATTAATCCAAGAGAAATTTCAGAGCGAAGCCCAGCCGCACGAAATCAAAAGTCTAGAAATCAACGCAAAATTATTGAAGGAAAGATTAAACCTTATGAAGGCTAGTTGCGAACAACTGGAGAAAAATTTGCAGACTAGAGAGGCTCACGGTAGAACGCGGGAGAGAGAATTGACTTCACTCAAGCCAGAACTCCTGGGTTTGGGGCGAGAAAGGGACAAATATATAAGATGGCTTCAACAAAGAGGACTGCAGCAGtcaaaaatcaacaaaataataaaaaacgaaatagACGATATAGACAGTATAGTACATAATGATCAAAGTACTTGGTTGATGCCCGATTTGTCACAGGAAGATTCTGCAAGATTGCTTGATAGTAAGCCCTCTGGAACATTCTTaataagaaaatcaaaaaacaacaacaactACGTTTTAGTAATTGTTTGTAACAAAACTCTGTTTAAGTGCATAATATATGAGACTAATGAGGGTTTTGGTTTCGCGGAACCTTACAACATTTATCCCACCTTGAAAGACTTAGTATTACATTATGCCACGAATTCATTAGAGATACATAATGAGGTCCTAAAAACCGTGCTTAAGCACCCTCTTGGATCCCTGAGTACTACGTGCAGTCGCGAAGGTAATTACGTTTACTAA
- the Pi3K21B gene encoding phosphatidylinositol 3-kinase regulatory subunit gamma isoform X3 codes for MAALNLCPYVDMFRCKDIKGSDLINLDREKLIAMGIKDEFHQKAILTCIDELLNKNEDKKSDLGDIGESPISNGYPHNLIQHSFNSLERCDKCNKYLRGLLHQGFICQDCGMVAHRTCTATGLPSCSRRPMDDGRTPFFQFKSYFGQGLCSQFNSGASSPLLLVKCIAELEKKARQDESLELYNLYSATPPADQVNSLVKIIDTELNSLDLTGFSPVAIAGIIKKYLRELPDPIIPVQWYDKFLEAQKKKNDEECTSVLKQLVNELPEHHRSTLHFVMAHLCRICQMEFARGNKNPPTVLIQVMCHILLRPPWDRIIQVVYNTQAHNRIIEILLLHCDWGEVVPEFASAPAIPPRKVSGLYMGRLGESSSSFSEKDKTMLSLQNAEWYWGDIKREEVNDKLNDTVDGTFLVRDASSKGGEYTLTLRKGGANKLIRICHRDGKYGFTEPYTFNSVVELVNHFRNVSLSQYNTSLNIKLMYPVNRRNQEEELAKTENIDKLETKLKQISKNYLERNLEFERVSKDFNETLQDIQTRRLSLNAFRELVNVFEEQTLIQEKFQSEAQPHEIKSLEINAKLLKERLNLMKASCEQLEKNLQTREAHGRTRERELTSLKPELLGLGRERDKYIRWLQQRGLQQSKINKIIKNEIDDIDSIVHNDQSTWLMPDLSQEDSARLLDSKPSGTFLIRKSKNNNNYVLVIVCNKTLFKCIIYETNEGFGFAEPYNIYPTLKDLVLHYATNSLEIHNEVLKTVLKHPLGSLSTTCSREGNYVY; via the exons ATGGCCGCATTAAATCTTTGCCCGTATGTGGATATGTTCAGATGCAAAGACATAAAAGGGTCAGATCTGATCAATCTGGACCGGGAAAAACTGATT GCGATGGGGATTAAAGATGAATTCCATCAAAAAGCTATATTAACGTGCATAGATGAACTGTTAAACAAAAACGAAGATAAAAAGTCTGACTTAGGGGATATAGGTGAAAGTCCCATATCGAACGGATATCCCCATAATTTAATACAGCACAGCTTTAACTCATTAGAGAGATGTGACAAATGTAACAAATATCTGCGCGGCCTGTTGCATCAAGGGTTCATATGTCAAGACTGCGGGATGGTAGCTCATCGGACATGTACAGCAACAGGGCTACCTTCCTGCAGTCGCAGGCCTATGGATGACGGAAGAACTCCATTTTTCCAATTCAAGTCTTACTTCGGACAAGGATTGTGCAGTCAGTTCAATAGCGGCGCATCATCGCCATTACTGTTAGTAAAGTGCATAGCTGAGCTTGAAAAGAAGGCGAGGCAAGACGAATCCCTAGAACTGTATAATCTCTACAGTGCCACTCCACCGGCTGATCAAGTTAACAGTTTGGTGAAAATAATCGATACAGAATTGAACAGCTTGGATTTAACCGGATTTAGCCCGGTTGCCATTGCTggcataataaaaaagtatttgcgaGAACTACCGGACCCTATAATTCCTGTCCAATGGTATGACAAGTTTTTGGAagctcaaaagaaaaaaaacgacGAGGAGTGTACCTCCGTGCTCAAGCAACTCGTTAACGAATTGCCCGAACATCATAGGTCGACGCTGCACTTTGTTATGGCTCATTTGTGCCGAATATGTCAGATGGAGTTTGCTAGGGGGAACAAGAATCCTCCGACTGTTCTTATTCAAGTTATGTGTCACATTCTTTTGAGGCCACCATGGGATCGTATTAT acAAGTTGTTTACAATACCCAAGCTCACAATAGAATAATCGAGATTCTTCTTCTGCATTGCGATTGGGGAGAAGTGGTTCCAGAATTTGCGTCAGCCCCTGCGATTCCACCGAGGAAAGTATCTGGCCTATACATGGGACGGTTAGGAGAATCCTCCTCGAGTTTCTCGGAAAAAGATAAAACGATGTTGTCCCTACAGAATGCAGAATGGTATTGGGGGGACATCAAGAGGGAGGAAGTGAATGACAAATTGAATGATACTGTGGATGGAACGTTTTTGGTGCGGGATGCTTCCAGTAAGGGCGGAGAATATACTTTGACGTTGAGGAAAGGGGGTGCCAATAAACTGATAAGAATCTGCCATAGGGATGGGAAATATGGATTTACTGAACCCTACACTTTCAATTCGGTAGTGGAGTTGGTGAACCATTTCAGAAATGTTTCGCTTTCACAATACAATACGTCCCTTAATATTAAGCTTATGTACCCAGTGAATAGGAGGAATCAAGAAGAAGAGCTGGCAAAAACTGAGAATATCGACAAGTTGGAAACCAAGTTGAAGCAAATAAGTAAGAATTACCTGGAAAGGAATTTAGAATTTGAACGTGTTTCGAAAGACTTCAACGAAACATTGCAAGACATCCAAACCAGGAGGCTCTCTCTTAACGCTTTTCGCGAGTTGGTGAATGTATTCGAAGAACAAACATTAATCCAAGAGAAATTTCAGAGCGAAGCCCAGCCGCACGAAATCAAAAGTCTAGAAATCAACGCAAAATTATTGAAGGAAAGATTAAACCTTATGAAGGCTAGTTGCGAACAACTGGAGAAAAATTTGCAGACTAGAGAGGCTCACGGTAGAACGCGGGAGAGAGAATTGACTTCACTCAAGCCAGAACTCCTGGGTTTGGGGCGAGAAAGGGACAAATATATAAGATGGCTTCAACAAAGAGGACTGCAGCAGtcaaaaatcaacaaaataataaaaaacgaaatagACGATATAGACAGTATAGTACATAATGATCAAAGTACTTGGTTGATGCCCGATTTGTCACAGGAAGATTCTGCAAGATTGCTTGATAGTAAGCCCTCTGGAACATTCTTaataagaaaatcaaaaaacaacaacaactACGTTTTAGTAATTGTTTGTAACAAAACTCTGTTTAAGTGCATAATATATGAGACTAATGAGGGTTTTGGTTTCGCGGAACCTTACAACATTTATCCCACCTTGAAAGACTTAGTATTACATTATGCCACGAATTCATTAGAGATACATAATGAGGTCCTAAAAACCGTGCTTAAGCACCCTCTTGGATCCCTGAGTACTACGTGCAGTCGCGAAGGTAATTACGTTTACTAA
- the CtsL4 gene encoding cathepsin K — protein MNCYQLCLWILIFENCYCQLFYSRFSEFDNADKEWNEFKNRFNKTYNDHHDPFKKETWLSNVEKIKRHNEEAAKGLHSYFLKDNNLADLTHQTYLQKMVKLTKSRHRKIDSDIVGDFYHQYHHIPDEVSWIDKGFVTPTYNQKDCGSCYAFSIAGVLQGQIFKQTNKLVPLSAQQLVDCSVTSGNYGCAGGSLRNTLHYLEKSGGLMAYSDYPYVSAQKKCRFNKHMAIVNTTSWAVLPARDERALEVAVANIGPIAVSINAAPHTFQFYHKGIYDDPGCNSFSVNHAMLVVGYTKDAWILKNWWGKHWGEQGYMRLKRHKNRCGVANYAAYALV, from the exons ATGAATTGCTATCAACTGTGTCTCTGGATTTTGATctttgaaaattgttattgtcAGCTGTTTTATAGCCGCTTTTCCGAATTTGATAACGCAGACAAAGAGTGGAACGAGTTTAAG AACAGATTTAACAAAACCTACAATGACCATCACGACCCGTTTAAAAAGGAAACGTGGCTATCTAAtgttgagaaaattaaaaggcACAATGAAGAAGCGGCTAAAGGATTGCATTCCTATTTCCttaaagataataatttagCCGACTTG ACTCATCAAACCTACCTccaaaaaatggtaaaattaactaaaagcAGGCATAGAAAAATTGATTCGGACATCGTGGGTGACTTTTACCACCAATACCACCACATTCCAGATGAAGTTAGCTGGATTGATAAAGGTTTTGTTACTCCAACTTACAATCAAAAGGATTGCGGATCTTGTTATGCCTTCAGCATTGCCGGAGTGCTTCAGGGCCAGATTTTTAAGCAGACTAACAAATTAGTGCCGTTAAG CGCTCAACAGTTAGTTGATTGCAGTGTTACGTCTGGAAATTATGGATGCGCGGGAGGGTCATTAAGAAATACGTTgcattatttggaaaaatctggAGGACTTATGGCTTACAGCGACTATCCTTATGTATCAGCG CAAAAGAAATGCCGATTTAACAAACATATGGCCATTGTAAATACTACTTCTTGGGCAGTTTTGCCGGCAAGAGATGAAAGAGCATTGGAGGTTGCCGTTGCTAATATTGGACCAATAGCAGTGTCTATTAATGCAGCTCCTCacacatttcaattttacca taagGGAATTTATGACGATCCTGGGTGTAACTCGTTTAGCGTAAACCACGCTATGCTCGTTGTAGGATATACGAAGGATGCTTGGATATTAAAAAACTGGTGGGGAAAACACTGGGGAGAACAAGGATACATGAGGCTCAAACGACATAAAAACAGGTGCGGTGTTGCTAATTACGCAGCATACGCTTtggtataa
- the LOC136417340 gene encoding rhodanese domain-containing protein CG4456-like yields the protein MASDENLPKCNFEEINRARNDPNILVIDVRELTELQEVGHIPGAINIPLRMIPEALGSEFSNTMFVDKYRVKKPSKSDALIFSCKSGRRSEMAQKQAITLGYSDVKSYSGGWLDWEQQVKAHTHQVG from the exons ATGGCTAGTGATGAAAATTTACCGAAATGCAATTTTGAAGAGATTAATAGAGCACGAAATGATCCCAACATATTGGTTATTGACGTGAGAGAACTGACAGAGTTGCAGGAAGTAGGTCATATACCTGGAGCTATCAATATACCAC TACGGATGATTCCTGAGGCCTTAGGAtcagaattttcaaatacaatGTTTGTGGACAAGTATCGTGTAAAGAAGCCTAGTAAATCTGACGCTCTTATATTTAGCTGCAAATCTGGGCGTAGAAGCGAGATGGCCCAAAAACAGGCAATCACTTTGGGATACTCTGA CGTCAAGAGCTATAGTGGAGGATGGTTAGATTGGGAACAGCAAGTTAAAGCTCATACTCACCAAGTCGGctaa